Within Salvia splendens isolate huo1 unplaced genomic scaffold, SspV2 ctg1122, whole genome shotgun sequence, the genomic segment AAACAGCTCGCAATTTTGCACGaatttaatccattatttctcactcactgagaatcggatttgagaaaatgaatatatcacggtcatctactccgaacgtagatcgacgcaaaattaaatgtctcgttggaagtattattggtcaaagtccTTTGACCGGGCATATAATTCCAacaataaaaaggaaaaaaaactttGATAGGTGTCTGGCATTACCTTCATGAATCCTAAGATTGATCTCCCGTCGCTGAGGCTATGGTGATTGCTCAAACCAACGCAGATTCCCCGGCCGGGAAAGAGAGTCACCTGCAGAGAGATCAGAGGGACAATTTGGCAACTTCCTTCATCGGCCATTTTCGGCGTGCGAGGAAGGAGGTCATAGAACTGATCCGATTCTCTAGCGTGACTCGCGACGAGCTCGTCGAAATTGAGGCCGGAAACGGCTATCGTGAGGGAGACGGAGTCGCCGGAGATGTAACGGAAAGCAGGTTTTGAGTTGTCGGCGTCGAGAGGGTAGAGGAGATTTGCGGCAACAAGGAGATAATGTTTGAGAGTTAAAGAGAGAGAGTGTTTGAGGTTTGGAACAATGGTGTTGAAGAATTCAGCTTCTGAACATGGGTGATTGTAGAAGATGAGGCGGCGGGTCGTATTGAAATGCAGCCACATCATGTCGAAGAAGGAGAGCTGCAGCAACAGCTCGGCGGCGGCGCCTTTTGGCGGTGGAATACGGCAGGTTTCGAGCACAGTTGTCATTGCAGGTTTTTTTAGTATGAAGTGATCAACAAACTATGGTGTTTTATAAACTACTTTTCCCCCTCCATAAAATTTCTTAGTCCATGTGCAATTAATTAGTCTTGTTCATTTTGGTAACGACTTTTCAAGATAAGATAAAAAGTAGATTGAATTGGTAAATCTGGAGTCATCTGTATATACCTTTATACTATCCTAAAAAAAtatcactattttatttttcaatccTATTATAGAATTtattacatttatttttatcattttaataatagatcttatattcaattaatttatttatatttatattttattataaaattaatatataaaaataagattcacatttcattaactttttaaCTTTAGCATTATAGTAATTATTAAAATCTGTGCTTGAGTTAAAACATGTCAAATTTTaaaaggagggagtattatgtttGTTGAGATTATAAATTATGAGTTCGAACTTTGATTCACCTTTCTGTTTTCATTGATTGTCTAAAGTTGACTGATGCGGATTCAAAAAATTGTTAGAAAATTGACATAAAAATTGTTCTCTCCCCCCTTAAAAATTCGTTACCATTTATCTCCATtagttttatgaaatttaataaaagtggattaaaaaaaattaataaaatttcagttatattttaaataatggttttatattataaaattttataataaaaatacatcCCATATTGTACTTTTCCTcctcatctcttactttataattatatattaaatctGTATTAATCATAAATGATCTATTTGagagaatatattttaatggaaaTCAAAGCACAATAAAACCACGTCATTTAAAACGACGTCATTTCAGGTATATTCGACAATCATGACCGTTGTAGAAACCAGAAACGGTTGAAAATCGAAACCGAAGCTCACAACTTGAGACCACGTGCAAATATAGCAGCAAAAGCTTTCATTCTCTCCAACGGCAACGATACACCAATCTCCAATCCGCCGTCGGAATCCCTAGAATTACACAACGACATCCCGTAGGTCTCACCGTCAATAGACAGCACCTCCACCTTCCTCGCCTTCCCCCACCCGAAATCCGCCGCATACAGATCGAATTTCGGCGAATCAGTCACACACAAACTCCTTATCCCCATATACTTCACCACTCCCGCCGGCCAATTCTCCACTCCTTTCAGAAATTCACACTTGTCATAAACTCTCCCCTTGATTTCACCGCCgatcgcctccgccgccgccagaaACCCCTCCTCCGACGCCAAACGCCCGTGCTCCAAGCTCGCCATTCCGCCGCCCAAGCAATTCCCGAAGTAATTAACCGGCACCGGCGGATCTATCATCGCGTTCGGCCTCCCTCTCGCGTCGGCGGAGAGGAAGTACACTTCCGTTTCCTTCCCGTCGATTTTCTCCCCGATCGCGTCCGCCGATTTCGCCAGGCACGACCAGGCGTACGCCACCGCGACGACGAACGACGACCCCGGACCGACGGAGATTTGCTTTTTCAGGTGTTGCAAGTGTTGTGGGGAGAGGATGAATGTAGATCTCACTCGCTGCGTCGGTACCAGAGGCGCCGGCGACGGATTGACCGGGATCTGTTTCACCGCGTTCCAGAATATCGAGTGGACTCCGGCGGGATCCTTGACCACGGATCTGTCGAAAATCGGCGGAGTTTTGGTCGAAAATTCGCCGTCGCCGCCAGATTTGTTGATCTCGGCCCACGCCGAAATGAATCCGACGATCGATCTGGCGTCGCCGAGGCTGTGGTGGTTGGTGGCGCCGATGCAAAAGCCGCGGCCGGGGAAGTGGGTCACCTGCAGGGCTAAAAGGGGGATTTTTTTATATCTGGCCTCGTCGGCGGGTTTTGGCAACGTGGGGATGAAATCGTGCAATTGGTCCGCGTCCCGAGGGTGATCCCCAGTGACCTCGCCGAAATCGCGGCCAGATTCGGCGATCATGAGCGGGACAGAGTCGCCCGTGACGTAACGGAACAGGGGTTTTTGATCCGGATCCGAAGGGAAGAGTAGATTGGCCGAGGCAATTAGGTAGTGCTTGAGAGTGAGGGAAAGGGATTGCTTTAACCGCGGGATGACCGTGTCGAGGAAATCGGCCGATGAGCACGGGTGGTCGTAGAAGACGAGGCGGAGCGTGGGCGGGGTGTGAATCCACCATATGTCGAATAGGGTTAGCGGAAGCTTTAGCTCAACCGGGGCGTCGGGCGGAGGAGGGATTCGGACGGTTTCTCGTATGGTCAGCATCGATAAATTGTGTTTCATCCTCTATTCTATGAATTTTTATAGACATTATATGTGCATGATCCGAGTAGCATGCACTACATGATAGAGTGAGATGCGACTTTTTCAATTGTTTTTCCTAAATGTAGAATCTAATTGGATCATAACTTTAATTCGGTTGGAAATTTTTTGATTAATTCTTGAATAGTAAGTATAATCTTACATTCTTGACGTGGTGgtttactattatttatttgggtaaattgcttcaaaagtcgtcaactttgcaaatactagtttggtatttcccgtaaactttaaaagttgcatgaaaagtcatgaactttaccagGTGTTGCAAATTTCCCGTACGACACGACCCGGTACATTTCCGGAAAAAACTAATCCTACGTGGCTCGCCGGAGGCGTGACATGGCAAAACTCCGGCAGAACAATAAAACGATGTcgttttttagtttcaattaaattaaaatgtatatcaatttagggtttatgtCTCTTCTCTCTGTGACAGAAATCTCAATTCCCGTCGTGgt encodes:
- the LOC121788710 gene encoding malonyl-coenzyme:anthocyanin 5-O-glucoside-6'''-O-malonyltransferase-like, with the protein product MKHNLSMLTIRETVRIPPPPDAPVELKLPLTLFDIWWIHTPPTLRLVFYDHPCSSADFLDTVIPRLKQSLSLTLKHYLIASANLLFPSDPDQKPLFRYVTGDSVPLMIAESGRDFGEVTGDHPRDADQLHDFIPTLPKPADEARYKKIPLLALQVTHFPGRGFCIGATNHHSLGDARSIVGFISAWAEINKSGGDGEFSTKTPPIFDRSVVKDPAGVHSIFWNAVKQIPVNPSPAPLVPTQRVRSTFILSPQHLQHLKKQISVGPGSSFVVAVAYAWSCLAKSADAIGEKIDGKETEVYFLSADARGRPNAMIDPPVPVNYFGNCLGGGMASLEHGRLASEEGFLAAAEAIGGEIKGRVYDKCEFLKGVENWPAGVVKYMGIRSLCVTDSPKFDLYAADFGWGKARKVEVLSIDGETYGMSLCNSRDSDGGLEIGVSLPLERMKAFAAIFARGLKL